From the Microplitis mediator isolate UGA2020A chromosome 6, iyMicMedi2.1, whole genome shotgun sequence genome, one window contains:
- the LOC130669668 gene encoding uncharacterized protein LOC130669668 produces METIHSDNEEPTSSQGSKHRYHQHKEQIRDSSDTELSEKKSNKRKGTGADKKEESSQRSHKSKKLRREKSSSSDDSSDTSSNLNDKKLFEEFLKWHQKEKSRSKSRSESKSRSKKHRKDKKPTAKEVELVEKSGIIVNRFKLDLITESYRKNPREMTRKLFKLIIDVEELAKMTIAKTKGRELMPEKYLEAVFEYVTIHTANGRELTAAEFKNCVGRMLSTIREGLKSNNEPKNDDKKQNEDDANKNDNTDIENDSQSDS; encoded by the exons ATGGAAACAATTCACAGTGATAATGAAGAACCGACTAGTTCTCAGGGATCAAAACATCGATATCACCAACATAAGGAGCAAATTAGAGATTCTTCTGATACTGAATTGAGCg aaaaaaaatcaaacaaacGAAAAGGAACTGGTGCTGATAAAAAAGAAGAATCTAGTCAACGATCTCacaaatccaaaaaattaagaagAGAAAAATCCAGTTCAAGCGATGATTCAAGTGACACTAGCAGTAACTTAaatg ATAAAAAACTCTTcgaagaatttttgaaatggcATCAGAAAGAAAAGAGTAGGAGTAAGAGCAGGAGTGAAAGTAAAAGTAGGAGTAAGAAACATCGGAAGGACAAAAAGCCAACGGCAAAGGAG GTagaattagtcgaaaaatctGGAATAATTGTAAATCGATTTAAATTGGATCTAATTACGGAAAGTTATAGAaaaaatcccagagaaatgaCTCGTAAGTTATTCAAATTGATTATTGACGTAGAGGAGTTAGCCAAGATGACGATCGCTAAAACAAAAGGACGAGAACTAATGCCTGAAAAATATCTCGAAGCTGTTTTCG aataTGTGACGATCCATACTGCAAATGGCAGAGAGTTGACTGCggcagaatttaaaaattgtgtaGGAAGAATGCTTTCCACCATTCGTGAGGGTTTAAAAAGCAACAATGAGcctaaaaatgatgataaaaaacaaaatgaagaTGATGCTAATAAGAACGATAATACTGATATTGAAAACGATTCTCAAAGTGATtcttaa